The DNA window AGGAGATTATAGAGTAGTTGCAGAAATAATAAATACATTGGCAGATGAATCTGTCTTAAATAAAAAAGGTGAAATAGATGTAGATAAATTAGAACTTATAACTTTTGATTCGATAACAAATTCATATCGTATACTTGGAGAAAAGGTTGGACAAGCATTTAAAGATGGAGCAAAAATAAAATAATATTTATAGAAGAAATAGCCTTAGCAACAAGTATACATGATTTTCCTAATGTTAGAATAGTGAATTATTATTATGATGAAAAAAATAATGTTATGTACTTTGCAACTTATACTGGTAGAGAAAAAATAAGTGAATTCTAGAAAAATAATAATGTTTCCTATACAACTATTCCTATGAAAAGAGGAAGTAGAGAACAAGTTAGAGTAAGGGGATTTATTAAAGAAAGTGAAAAAACTATACTTAATTTAAGAGAAGTATTTTGCAATAAGGATACATAAATGGATGTACACTAGTAGTCTAATTTTTTAAAAGTAAAGTTTTTGCTAAAATCGCCAAGAGAAACAAGAGTATGTATATGTAGATTCCATTTTAAATCTCTGCCAAAAGTATGAATAACAGTGATAAGTCCATATGAACAATATCAGAATTAGTAAAATAATTAGGAGAAGATTTAGGAACTTTAAATTTTCGTGCGATTTTTTTGTGCATATTATGAAATTAATATTTCAGAACTTCATTAACAGCCTTGGCAAGTTTAGAGAATAAAGTTCTATCGTAAGAGAAAAAAGCTCTTAATTCCTCAGGAATAGTAAAAAAAATATGTCTATGAGAAATATTGCGAATATTGTTAATCATTTTTTAAATTATGTGATTATATCACTGAAAAAATAAAGTATATATTTTATAATCTATACACAAATGATAATATATAAAAATAAATTTTAGGAGGGCATAAAATGGCAATTATAAAAGGAACAAAAGAAAATTTTGAAGCAGAAGTATTAAAAGCAAGTGGAGTTGTAGTAGTTGACTTTGGAGCAAACTGGTGTGGGCCTTGTAAAAGTTTAGTACCTATATTAGACGAAGTTGTTGAAGAAGATCCAAACAAAAAAATAGTAAAAGTAGATATAGATGAACAAGAAGAATTAGCGGCACAATATAAAATTATGAGCGTACCTACTTTATTAGTTTTTAGAAATGGAGAAATTATTGACAAATCAATAGGTTTAATTCAAAAACATGAAGTGAAAGCTTTATTTGCAAAATAATAACTTAATTAGATAGGAAAGGGACTGTTGTAAACTAATGATTTTTATCATTAATTTATAACAGTTTTTTTCTTTCTCAAAGTTGCAAGCTTCTAAGATAATATTTTAAATTATTTTTTAAGAAGTTTGATTTTGAAAATCCTTATTCTTTTTAGTTAGTCATGACAGCCACTACTAGATAAGACCTTGTGTCTACACTACTACATTATATCTGTATATTTAAAAGAACAATTATATAGAACGGTAAGAGTGAACTACTCCCACTTGTAGAAGTGGAAGCTTCTTGTTTATTAGGAAAGTATAAATTTAAAGAAGTGTAAATAATATAAGCAGTATATATACACTAAATAGAAATAGTGTTTTTTTTGAAAAAAATCTTAAAAATAATTAAAAATTTGCATCACAAAAAGCTCTAATGAAGAATACTCATTAGAGAATTATTAGAAATATACCTTATGTATGATCCGTCCATACCAATCTGATTGTTAATCTAGTTAATAGAGCATTTAACCAAACTAGAATATCCATAATGAATTCTCTTAAAGATGATTCATTAAAAAGAAAATTAAAACTATTTTTGAAATTACTCCAAAAATATTATCCTGACCTTTGTCAAGAACCATATTATTGTCCAAGCTTTAAATACAAACTTAGCGCTAAGGAAAAAGTGGACTATCTTCTAGAAAAAAGTCCTGAATTAGATGTTAATTTTAATATATATCAAGATATTCTTCAAGCAATAAGACATAATAATTTTAAAAGATTTGAAAATATTGTAAAGAAAAATCTAGCCAAAAAGGAGAAAGTATCTAAACAAATGCTTACAGCTTTAAAGACTTTAAAAAAATATATGAAATATATTGAAAATATGTTTAAATCAAACATTACAAATGGGTTGATAGAAGGTTTAAACAATAAAATTAAGTCAATAAAGAGAACAGCATTTGGATATTCAAATTTTAGTAATTTTAAAAAGTGCATATTAATTCAAGCAGGAATTATATCAATTAGTGCTTAATTTTTTAATTCAATAAAGTGATTTAATTAAACAAAAAAGAGAATCTTTTAAGATTTTATTCTCAAAACAATTCTCTTTGTTCTGTTAATTGTAAGTCTAAATTTTTTTTCAACACTATTTGACAAATAACCATATTTCAGTAAATAAAAAATGAAAAAGTATTTTTAAATCATTACATACTTTTTCATTATTTAAATTTATTATTTTTTCTTAATTTCAAAATCTAGTTCTAATCTTTCTCCATATCTTAATTTATTTCTCATACCTTGAACAACATCATCAAGTTCTGTTAAAGCACCTAAGATACTTTTTTCTTCTGGTGTAGATTCAATAACTTTATTAATTCCACCATTTTTGATAACTATTCTTCTATCTCCCATAAGAGCAAGAATAGGGTCATGTGTTGCCATTAGAACTATCTTATTATTTCCAACAAGTAAGTCTAAGGCTTTTTTTCTATCTATACCTGCATTTTCAATTTCATCTATAAGAACTATTGGAGATGTACTTAAAATAGCAGTATCTGAAATCATTAATGCTCTTGATTGTCCTCCACTCAAACTTGTTATTGGAGTATCTATTGTAAATTTTTCTCCAGCAAGTTCATTTGCTTGATTAAATATTTTTTCTATTACACCTTCTCTATCTAAAACAAGTCTACTTTCTGCATGCAAATCAATAAATTCTCTTACAGTTAAATCCATTACAAAGTTCATATTTTGTGAAAGTTGAGCAACTAATTTATAGCTTGGAGAAAATCTCTTTTTTGCATCCATTAATTCTCCATTTACAAGAACCGTTCTCTTTGTTGGAGTATCTCCTTGTGCTCCCCATTCTATATCTGCAAGTAATCTACTTTTTCCTGAACCTGTTGGTCCTACTATGGCAACAATTTCTCCTGCCTTTATTACTAATTCTTCATAGCCTTCTTTTTCACCTTTTTTATTATATCCTGGAAGTAAAGTTATGCTTTCAACTTTTTGCTCTGTAACTCCAAGTATATCCAAAAGGTCAAAGTCCATTTCATCTAATTCATTATTGTCTATACTCATTTCCTTAATTCTCCTCAAAGTTTATTTTTCTAATATTTCCAAGTTGATAGCTACTTCCAATTCTTGTTTCACCTAAGCAATAAGAACATACTGCTGATGGTAATGGAAATCTTAATTTTCTTTCTATAACTGTGTCTATTTCTTCATTCTTATCCATTATTAAAGACCCAAATTCATAAGTTCCTTGTCCTGTTAAACCATTTATATGAATTATAGCTGCCTTAGGATTTACAGTTTGTACTCTTGAAGCAAAAACTTCCCTTTCAGCTTGTGAAACTATATCTCCTTTTGTAATAACAACAACATCGGCAAGTTTAAGCATAGGTCCTATTTTCTTAGGAGTGTTTATTCCACTTAAGTTATCTATTACACACACAGCTTTAATATCTTTTAAATAAGGTGAACATCTATTACATAGTCCAGCACTTTCTGTTATCAATAAATCCAAGTTATTAGTTTTTCCCCATTGTACAACTTCTTCTATATTACTTGCAAAAAAGTGATCTGGACAAACTGAACCTGATAATCCTTTCTTTACAGGTATTCCTGCTTTTTCATAAAGAACATCATCATCTGTATAAAGACAGTCAAATTTCACTATTCCAACTTTTATATTTTGAGCTTTTAAACTTTCTACTGTTTTTATAATAAGTGAAGTCTTTCCAGATGAAGGTGGTCCTGATACTGTTATAAGTTTCATTATTCTCCTGCTCCTTCTTTAAATGTTTCTTCACACTTTTTAATTAATTCTCCCATATCATTTGAATAGATAAAGTCCCAACCAACCCAAAGCATTGGTCTACCATTTACTGGATTTTTTACTTCTGGGTGTACACTTGGGAATAAACCTTGATTAGCTAGTGTATCTCCAACTGCTTTTCCACTCATAAATTTAATTATTTTATCTAATTCTTTTGCTTTTGATGCCTTAGTTAGCATAAATATTGGAGATATAATTGCTCCTTCTTTTGGCCATATAACTTCTTTTGGTCCTTTTTCTGGTACCATTTTAGAGAAGAAATAAGGCATTATTGTTACAACTGGCTCTTTTGCTTCAACCATTTGTGCAGGGTGTAAGTTAGAAAGTAAAGATTGCCCTAAACTTTTTACACCTTCAAAACCATATAACTTATAAATATGAATTAATATTGAGTTGAATAAGTCAAAATCTGCTATTGGTAATGAAACAGATTTTGCAAATTCTGGTTTTAATAAATCTTCCCAAGATCTAGGAACTTCTCTACCATTTAGAGCTGCCTTATTAACTATGAATATAGCTGGTACAACTCCTATCATAGAATAATCTCCATGTGGATCTTTTAAATGAATATTTTCATTATCAAAATCTGTATTGTATTTTTCAATACCTGTCATATCTTTGAATATTCCTTGTTCTTTGAATTTACCCATTAAATCCTTATCAAAGAATAAGTCAAAACCAGCTGAAATAAACATATCTGCTAGTTTATCTATATCATTTTTATCTATTACTTCATCTTTTATCCAACCAAGTCCTGAGTAGGCAGCCTTTAATTCGTATTTAACTTTTATATCTTTGTTATCTGCTAAATATTTTTCAAAACCTTCTAATAAAGGAATTCTAACTGGACAAGGTAAAAGTCCCATAAGTGAAGCTTCTTTTACTCCTTCATCTTCTCTTTCAACAGATGCTATTGCATGTTGCAACATTGGAATAAAAGCATCTACATCTTCTTTTTTAATCATCATTGCTTTTTCTAAAGTGATTCCTTGTTCTTCTAATTTTTGTAAAACTGCTGGATTATCTAATCCTTTGAATCCAATATTTGCAAAAACTGGAATTGTTTCTGGATATTTCTCCACTATTGATTTTATTGACATTGATTTACTTATATACATTCTAACCTCTCCTTTTAAATATCAATCTATATTTATTTTTATTTCTTTATTATTTTAGTAAATTATACTATTCTTGTAAAGTTTTTTCTGTAACAAATGTTACAAAAGTTAAAAAATAAGAATCAACTCCTTTTTCACAAAGAAGTCAATTCTTATTATAAATTTATTTAATTTAAAAATTGATTTAAAGAAAGTATTCCTTTTTCTATTTCTTCAATTTTTTCTTTCATATAATCATTTAAAGCTCCTCTTTGAGTAACAGAATCTCTAGCTGAGTCTAAATATTTTTGTGCTTTTTCTTTGTCACCAATTCCAATATAACAATAAGCAAGTTCAAAATCTTCACCGTCTACAACATCATTTTTATCTAATGATATCTGTCTTGATTCTAAAAGAACTTTTATAGCTTCTTCATATCTTTCTAAGTTTCTTAAACATCTACCCATAGAATATAGATACCAACCATGATTAGCTAGTTCATAAGCTTTTTTAAATAAATCTAAAGCTTCCTCATATCTTCCTGTATCTAGCAAAATTACTCCTTTTACTTCAAAAAACCAAGTATCATTTCTTTCTAATTCTATAGCTCTGTCAGAATGTTCTAGTACTTCTTCTACTTTTTTAGGATCATAACCTAATTGATATCCTATTTGTGAATGTGCTTTTTCTTTAAATTTAATTTGGTATTCAAGAGCTTTTTCGTAATCCCCTAGTTGATGATAACACCAAACAAGTAAACTATAAATATAGACTATCTCTTTTTCATTTTCTTTATCTTCTACTTCTAAGGTATGATTTAATCTTTGAATTACCTCTTCATATTTTTCTTGTTTAAATAGACAATAAACTAACTCAAAAAGTCTCTCTTCATCTTTTTGAGTTTCTGCTAAGATATACTTAAGTATTTCCTCAGCTTCTGCATATTTCATATATCTATTATATAGGGAAGCTAGAAAAAAATCTGTTTCTACTCTCCCTTCTTCATCATAGGCATATTTTCTGCTTTCAAGAGCATATTCTATAGCCTTTTCTGAATTTCCATTTCTACTTTCTAGTTTTGATAAGGCTGTATATGTTCCTATTAAAAAGTCACAAGCAAAGTCACGAGCATACTCATCATTTGGCTCTAACTCATATGCCTTTAAAAAATACTTTTCTGCCTTAATATAATCTTTTAAGAAAAAGTAAGAATAACCTACTCTCCAATTCCAAAGTGCATTATCTCCTTCTTCATTTTCTATACTTTTTAATATTTTTAAGCCTTTTTCATAATTTTCTATATTATTGTAAGCTTTTCCTAATTCTCCTATTAATTCTGTATCTAATTGTTCAGTTGGCAAAGCTTCAATTAAGTCTATTATTTCTTGGTATTTCCATAATTCATCTAACCTTTCAATTTTTTCTAATAATTCTTTTTTCAAAATCTTCACCTCTTATATTTTTTATTTTTTTCTTATTTATCATAGCATTTATACATTTTTTTTATATAACAAATGTTACAAATAAAAATAAGAATCAACTCCTTTTTCACAAAGAAGTCAATTCTTATTATAAATTTATTTAATTTAAAAATTGATTTAAAGAAAGTATTCCTTTTTCTATTTCTTCAATTTTTTCTTTCATATAATCATTTAAAGCTCCTCTTTGAGTAACAGAATCTCTAGCCGAGTCTAAATATTTTTGTGCTTTTTCTTTGTCACCAATTCCAATATAACAATAAGCAAGTTCAAAATCTTCTCCATCTACAACATCATTTTTATCTAATGATATCTGTCTTGATTCTAAAAGAACTTTTATAGCTTCTTCATATCTTTCTAAGTTTCTTAAACATCTTCCCATAGAATATAGATACCAGCTATCACTATTTAAATCATAAGCATTTCTAAATGAATCTAAGGCTTCTTGATATCTGTTTAAATCTAGTAAAACTATTCCTCTCATCTCAAAAATCCAAGCATCATTTCTTCCTAATTCCATAGCTCTATCAAAATGTTCTAGTGATTCTTTTCTTTTCTCTGGATTATAGCCTAATTGATATCCAATTTCTGAATGTAGCCATTGGTCATCTCTTCCTAGTTCTTTTGCTATATTTAGATATTTAAGAGCTTCTTCTGGTTGGGGTTCTTCTAATCTTCCATAAAGCCAAGCTATTTCAGAATTTATAAAAATTCTTTGATTAATATCCTCTTCACTAACCATAGCTAAAGATTTATGTAATCTTTCAATTCCTTCTCTAGTTTTTCCACTTCTACCTAAGTTCGTAGCTATTTCAGTGTTAATCCATTCATCATCTCTTCCTAATTCTTCAGCTCTCAATAAAAATGGAAGCCCTTCTTCATATTTCCCCATATAGTCATAAAACCAACCAACTTGTGACAATGAACGTATATCATCTCTATCCAATTCATAAGCTATTAATGCATATTCAAGTGCTTTTTCATAATCTCCTAGTTTCTCATAACATACTGATATTTCTGTATTTATCCAAATATCATTTCTTCCAAATTCCTTTGCTTGATTCTGGCATTCAAGTGCTTTTTCATAATCTTCTAATTGACGATAACACCAACCAAGTTGACTATAAATATATGCCTCATCTTTTTCCTCATCATCTAAATTTAAAGCATATTTATATTTTTCAATTGCTTCTTCATATCTATCCAAACCTGCTAAACAAGCACCATATTCTTCATTAAGCCAAGCATCATCTCTTCCAAGTTTTACTGCTTTTTTTATATATTTTAATCCTTCTTCATATTGCCCTAAACCATCATAAATCCAAGCTATATCTGACATAAGATAAGGATCTTTTTTATTATCTTTTTCAGCTATTAAATAGAATTCTAATGCCTTTTTCATATCTCCTTTTTTCTTATAGCAATGTCCTATTTCATCATTTATCCAAGAATCATTTCTACCCCATTTTTTAGCTTGTGTAAAAGCTTCTATAGCTTCTTCATATTTTTCTAGATTTCTATTGCACAAACCAAGTTGACTATAAATATATCCTGTCTCTTTTTCTTCATCTTCAACTTCTAAGGCATGATTTAGTTTTCCAATTGCTTCTTCATATCTATTAAGTTTTGATAAGCAATAAGCATATTCTGTATTTGTCCAAGAATCATCTACTCCAATTTTTTCTAATCTTTGTAAAAATTTTAGTGCTTCTTCATGTTTTCCTAAATTATTATAAATCCAAGCTATATCTGATATTGAATAAGTATCTTCTTCATCTAGTTCAACAGCCTTTAAATAATATTCTAATGCCTCTTCTTTTTTATCCAAATTTTTATAGCATATTGCAATTTTTGGGTAAAGCCATCCCTCATCTTCTTCATAATCTTTCACAGCAAGAAAGTATTCTAATGCCTCTTCATATTTTCCTTGTCCAGATAAACAATAACCTAACTCAGAAAGTACCCATTCATCTTCTTTATTTTTAGCTAAGATAGATCTAAGTATTTCTTCAGCTTTTGTATAATCCATAGATTTATCATATAACCAAGCTATTAATATCTCTGAGTCTAGTTCAGATTCATCATTTCTAACATATTTCCTACTTTCAAAAGCATATTCAAGGGCTTTTATAGAATTTCCTTTTTTATCTTCATTTCTTGCTAAAGATAAATATACTTCTACTAAGAAGTTACAAACATCTTCATCATCTGGATCTAATTCATATGCTTTTAAAAAATGCTTTTTGGCATTAATATAGTCTTCTAAGAAAAAGTAAGAATAACCTGCTCTCCAATTCCAAAGTGCAGTATCTCCTACTTCTGATTCTATACTTTTTAATATTTCTAAACCTTTTTTATAATTTTCTATATTATTATAAGCTCTTCCTAATTCCCCTATTAAGTCTGTATCTAATTGTTTGTCAGGTAATCCTTCTATTAAGTCTATTATTTCTTGATATTTTTCTGCTTCATGTAATTTTCCTATTTTTTCTAATAATTCTTTTTTCAAAATTTTCACCTCTTATTTTATATTTTTATAGTTTATTTATTAAATTTTCTAACTCAGCTAAAGTACCTTTGTATTCATCTATATATTCTTTATGAATATTATCTATATCTTCTTTTGCAAACTTTAAATACTTTTCAGCATTCTTTCTATCTTTTAGTGCTATATAGCAACGAACAAGTTCTATATCTTCTGCATCTGTTAGTTCTCCTTCTTGTTCAGAGATTTCTCTTGACTCTAAAAGAACTTCTATTGCTTCTTTGTATTTTTTAAGCCCCATTAATGCCTTGGATCTATCATATAAATACTGACCATTTAAACTATATTTAAAAGCTTTTTTGAAAGCTTTTTCAGCTTCTTCATAGTTAGCAAACATATCCATATATATTTGTCCTAATGACCCCCAAAGACTAGAATTTACATCATTAGTTTTTATTTCATTTTGAAAATATTTTAAAGCTTCCTCTTTCCCAATAGTTTTTTCAAAATTAATCCAAAGATGCATATGTAGCCAATTATCATTTCTTCCTAAATCTTTTGCTATGTAAAAATATTTTAAAGCTTCTTCTGAATTTTCTAAAAGTTCGTAAAGATAGCCTATTTCAGAATAAATAAAAATCTTTTTATAAATAATTTCTGTATCTTCTACTTCAATTAATTTTAATGATTTTTTAAGTCTTTCAAGCCCTTCTTCTGCTCTTTTAAGCTTTCCTAAACATTGTCCAATTTCAGTGTTAAGCCACTCATCATCTCTACCTAATTTTTCAGCTTCCAATAAGTATTTTAAACCTTGTTCAAAATCTCTAACTTCATTACATATCCAGCCACATTCTGAAAAAAGCCATATATCTGCATTAGTAACATCTTCTTTTGCTTTTCCTATAAATGATAAATTTGTATTAAGAGCATTTTCAAAATCTTCTAAATTTATATAAGCCCTACTTAATACATTAATTAACTTCATATCAAGTTTATCTTCTGGTAACTTTTTTATCTCTTTGATAATTTTTTCAAATTCACCATTTTCTTGCAAACTACAAATTTTTTCCCAAAATTTTTCATCCATACTCTTTACCTCTTATAGACTTTAAATATTTTTTAAAATTTTACTTTTTAAATAGATTATATAATTTTTATAAAGTTTTTTATATGATAAATGTTACAATTAATTTAAAATTTATTTAATATTTTTAAAAATTAGAGTAAAATGTATTAATAAGTAAAGTGTGAGGTGAGAAAATGTATAAACATGTGTTTGGACCTGTTCCATCAAGGAGATTAGGTATATCTTTAGGAGTTGATTTAGTACTTAGTAAGAGTTGTAACCTTAATTGTATCTTCTGTGAATGTGGTGCTACTAAAAAAATTCAATTAGAAAGACAGAGATTTAAAGATATGAATGAAATATTAAATGAAATTCAATCTGTCTTAAAAGATATAAAGCCTGACTATATTACATTTTCTGGAAGTGGAGAACCTACTTTAAGTTTAGACTTAGGAAATATATCAAAAGCTATAAAGGAAGATTTAAAATATAAGGGGAAAATTTGTTTAATTACTAATAGCTTGCTTCTTGCAGATAAAACTCTTATGAAGGAGTTAGAATATATTGATTTAATTGTTCCAACACTTAATACTTTAAAGCAAGATATATTTGAAAAAATTGTTAGACCTGATTATAGGACAAGTGTAGATGAGATAAAGAAAGGTTTTATCAATCTAAATAAATCTAACTATAAAGGAAAAATTTGGATAGAAATTTTTATTTTAGAAAATATTAATAATAGTGAAGAAAATTTTATTAAATAGTGCAAGAACACTCGCGACTTTAGTCGTGAGATGAATTGCACGAAAATTTTAGTAAGCATATAGGGAAACTTGTATGTAGACACGGAGCAAAACTGTGCAACAAAGAAACTGAATTGCTGGGAACTCTTAAAGCTAGTATAACCACAACATAGCAATCTTACTCATAAGAGGCAAATGTGAAGGTAGCGAAAGCAGAAAAAATATACTAGATAGTGCAAGGTTAAATCCTAAACACTGAGCCATATAGAAAGGCAAACAATAGACAATCAGCAGCTAAGCCTGAAAAGGAAAGTTCAACGACTATCCCTCGTGAGGGGAGTACAATACAAGTGATTGGTATTGGAAGTGGTTTCGCCTAAGGTGTTGAGATACACTATGGATAAGATATAGTCTGTGCTTGTTAGAGATAACAAGAAGTTCATAAGAGAACTGCATAAGTAGTAGCGCACTTATGTGAACAACACTTCCCACTGTTGTGGGGCTTTAAAAACTTTAAAAATATTTAAAAATAGCTAAAAAATATTACTTTTTAATAGATAAGATGTAGAATATATGATATAATATCTCTAATGAAAAGGAGGTAATTATATATGTATTTAACATTAAAACAACAAGTAAAACATCTTAGTAAAAAAGAGTTTAGAAATTTAAAATATTTATCTCATATAGCCAAGAACTTAACTAATGAAGCTATATATAATATTAGACAATACTATTTTAGAAATAAAAAGTACTTAAGTTATAATGAAAACTATAAAATACTTAAAAATAGTGAAAATTACAAGAAATTAAATTCTAATATGGCTCAACAAATTCTAAAAGAAGTAGATGGAAGTTTCAAATCATTTTTTGGACTTTTAAAACTTGTTAAGAATGGTCAATATGATAATAAAAAAATTAAATTACCTAAATATCTTGCTAAAGATGGATTTACAACTCTTGTTATAGGTTTTGTTAGATTAAAAGATGATATGCTGATTATTCCTTATTCAAATTCATTTAGAAAGACACATAAGGAAATCGCAATAAAACTACCACCAGTATTAAAAGGCAAGAAAATAAAAGAGATTAGAATAATACCTAAACAACATTCTAGGTACTTTGAAATTCAATATACTTATGAAGTAAAAGAAGTTCAAAGGGAATTAAATAAAGAAAATGGACTAGGAATAGATTTAGGTATAGATAATCTATGTACTTGTGTTACAAATAATGGAGCTTCATTCTTAATAGATGGTAGAAAATTAAAATCAATAAATCGATACTATAACAAGATAAATGCAAAATTACAAAGTATAAAAGATAAGCAAAAGATTGAGCGCACAACATTAAGGCAAAAGAGAATAGCTAGGAAGAGAAATAATCGCATAGAAAATTATCTTTCAAAAGTAGCAAGAATAATAATAAATTATTGTCTTAATAATGATATAGGAAAGATAGTTCTAGGATATAATGAGGACTTTCAAAGAAATTCAAATATAGGAATTATAAATAATCAAAATTTTGTAAATATACCTTATGGGAAATTAAGAGATAAATTAATATATCTATGTAAACTATATGGAATAGAATTTAAACTACAAGAAGAAAGTTATACATCAAAAGCGAGTTTCTTTGATGGAGATGAAATCCCAATATATGATAAAGAAAATCCACAAGAATATATATTCAGTGGAAAAAGAATAAAAAGAGGACTGTATCAAACAAGTGTAGGTAAACTCATAAATGCAGATTGTAATGGAGCATTAAATATTCTAAGAAAAAGTAAAGTTGTGGATTTAAGTATCCTATACAATAGAGGTGAGCTGAACACACCTAAAAGAATAAGGGTAGTGTAAAGCTATCAAACTTCTTAGAAAATTTTTAAATATTTTTAAAGATTTTAGAACTCCGTGACTTCAGTCGTGGGAGGTTCAGTGAAATAGCTAATTTTTTGAACTCAGAAAATATTAGATATGATAAAATACAGTTAAATACTATTGATAGAGTTGGAGCAGAAAGAGATTTAAAAGCTATAAGTTTTGATAAAATTTTAAAAGCCAAAAGAATTTTAGAAGAAAATAACTTGCATAATATTGAAATAATCAAAAGTTTAAATGAATTAGAAGAAAAACAAAAAATTCAAGTAAATCAAGAACTTTTAGATAATATGAAGCAAAAAAGATTATATCAAGAGGAAGAAATCAATAAAATTTTTAAAAAAACTTAAAATATTTTAAAATTTTTGTTGACAAAATCTTATAAATAGTGTATTATAACGAATGTCCTTAAATGACATTAGCCGCTTTAGCTCATCTGGTAGAGCAACTGACTTGTAATCAGTAGGTGATTGGTTCGACTCCGATAAGCGGCACCAGTGCCCCGTTCGTTCAGTGGTTAGGACATCA is part of the Fusobacterium nucleatum genome and encodes:
- a CDS encoding ABC transporter ATP-binding protein — protein: MSIDNNELDEMDFDLLDILGVTEQKVESITLLPGYNKKGEKEGYEELVIKAGEIVAIVGPTGSGKSRLLADIEWGAQGDTPTKRTVLVNGELMDAKKRFSPSYKLVAQLSQNMNFVMDLTVREFIDLHAESRLVLDREGVIEKIFNQANELAGEKFTIDTPITSLSGGQSRALMISDTAILSTSPIVLIDEIENAGIDRKKALDLLVGNNKIVLMATHDPILALMGDRRIVIKNGGINKVIESTPEEKSILGALTELDDVVQGMRNKLRYGERLELDFEIKKK
- a CDS encoding tetratricopeptide repeat protein — translated: MKKELLEKIERLDELWKYQEIIDLIEALPTEQLDTELIGELGKAYNNIENYEKGLKILKSIENEEGDNALWNWRVGYSYFFLKDYIKAEKYFLKAYELEPNDEYARDFACDFLIGTYTALSKLESRNGNSEKAIEYALESRKYAYDEEGRVETDFFLASLYNRYMKYAEAEEILKYILAETQKDEERLFELVYCLFKQEKYEEVIQRLNHTLEVEDKENEKEIVYIYSLLVWCYHQLGDYEKALEYQIKFKEKAHSQIGYQLGYDPKKVEEVLEHSDRAIELERNDTWFFEVKGVILLDTGRYEEALDLFKKAYELANHGWYLYSMGRCLRNLERYEEAIKVLLESRQISLDKNDVVDGEDFELAYCYIGIGDKEKAQKYLDSARDSVTQRGALNDYMKEKIEEIEKGILSLNQFLN
- a CDS encoding transposase yields the protein MYLTLKQQVKHLSKKEFRNLKYLSHIAKNLTNEAIYNIRQYYFRNKKYLSYNENYKILKNSENYKKLNSNMAQQILKEVDGSFKSFFGLLKLVKNGQYDNKKIKLPKYLAKDGFTTLVIGFVRLKDDMLIIPYSNSFRKTHKEIAIKLPPVLKGKKIKEIRIIPKQHSRYFEIQYTYEVKEVQRELNKENGLGIDLGIDNLCTCVTNNGASFLIDGRKLKSINRYYNKINAKLQSIKDKQKIERTTLRQKRIARKRNNRIENYLSKVARIIINYCLNNDIGKIVLGYNEDFQRNSNIGIINNQNFVNIPYGKLRDKLIYLCKLYGIEFKLQEESYTSKASFFDGDEIPIYDKENPQEYIFSGKRIKRGLYQTSVGKLINADCNGALNILRKSKVVDLSILYNRGELNTPKRIRVV
- a CDS encoding tetratricopeptide repeat protein translates to MKKELLEKIGKLHEAEKYQEIIDLIEGLPDKQLDTDLIGELGRAYNNIENYKKGLEILKSIESEVGDTALWNWRAGYSYFFLEDYINAKKHFLKAYELDPDDEDVCNFLVEVYLSLARNEDKKGNSIKALEYAFESRKYVRNDESELDSEILIAWLYDKSMDYTKAEEILRSILAKNKEDEWVLSELGYCLSGQGKYEEALEYFLAVKDYEEDEGWLYPKIAICYKNLDKKEEALEYYLKAVELDEEDTYSISDIAWIYNNLGKHEEALKFLQRLEKIGVDDSWTNTEYAYCLSKLNRYEEAIGKLNHALEVEDEEKETGYIYSQLGLCNRNLEKYEEAIEAFTQAKKWGRNDSWINDEIGHCYKKKGDMKKALEFYLIAEKDNKKDPYLMSDIAWIYDGLGQYEEGLKYIKKAVKLGRDDAWLNEEYGACLAGLDRYEEAIEKYKYALNLDDEEKDEAYIYSQLGWCYRQLEDYEKALECQNQAKEFGRNDIWINTEISVCYEKLGDYEKALEYALIAYELDRDDIRSLSQVGWFYDYMGKYEEGLPFLLRAEELGRDDEWINTEIATNLGRSGKTREGIERLHKSLAMVSEEDINQRIFINSEIAWLYGRLEEPQPEEALKYLNIAKELGRDDQWLHSEIGYQLGYNPEKRKESLEHFDRAMELGRNDAWIFEMRGIVLLDLNRYQEALDSFRNAYDLNSDSWYLYSMGRCLRNLERYEEAIKVLLESRQISLDKNDVVDGEDFELAYCYIGIGDKEKAQKYLDSARDSVTQRGALNDYMKEKIEEIEKGILSLNQFLN
- the trxA gene encoding thioredoxin: MAIIKGTKENFEAEVLKASGVVVVDFGANWCGPCKSLVPILDEVVEEDPNKKIVKVDIDEQEELAAQYKIMSVPTLLVFRNGEIIDKSIGLIQKHEVKALFAK
- a CDS encoding transposase codes for the protein MTVIHTFGRDLKWNLHIHTLVSLGDFSKNFTFKKLDY
- a CDS encoding ABC transporter substrate-binding protein is translated as MYISKSMSIKSIVEKYPETIPVFANIGFKGLDNPAVLQKLEEQGITLEKAMMIKKEDVDAFIPMLQHAIASVEREDEGVKEASLMGLLPCPVRIPLLEGFEKYLADNKDIKVKYELKAAYSGLGWIKDEVIDKNDIDKLADMFISAGFDLFFDKDLMGKFKEQGIFKDMTGIEKYNTDFDNENIHLKDPHGDYSMIGVVPAIFIVNKAALNGREVPRSWEDLLKPEFAKSVSLPIADFDLFNSILIHIYKLYGFEGVKSLGQSLLSNLHPAQMVEAKEPVVTIMPYFFSKMVPEKGPKEVIWPKEGAIISPIFMLTKASKAKELDKIIKFMSGKAVGDTLANQGLFPSVHPEVKNPVNGRPMLWVGWDFIYSNDMGELIKKCEETFKEGAGE